The Selenomonadales bacterium genome includes the window ATGTAGGAACCGTCGATGCGCCGAGCGTCCTTAGTGGTACGGACGACAACCGCTTTGACTACCTCGCCCTTTTTTACAACTCCGCCGGGCGTTGCTTCTTTTACGGTGGCAATGATGATATCGCCAACGCCGGCGTAGCGGCGACTTGTTCCACCGAGCACCTTAATGGTGAGAATCTCTTTGGCTCCGGAATTATCTGCAACCCGCAGTCGCGTTTCGTT containing:
- the rplN gene encoding 50S ribosomal protein L14; translation: MIQNETRLRVADNSGAKEILTIKVLGGTSRRYAGVGDIIIATVKEATPGGVVKKGEVVKAVVVRTTKDARRIDGSYIKFDDNAAVIIDNNNNPRGTRIFGPVARELREKNFMKIVSLAPEVL